The sequence GCACGGTGGCGAATCCACCGCCGTACATGCTCAAAATAACCGCGCAGCAGGCGATAAACAGTAGTTTGCTCCCCATGTGTCCGGTGCTTGGCACCAAGACATAAAGGCACGCGCCCAGCAGCAGATAAATCGCATAGGTCGGCTTGCGGCCGATATAGTCGGAGATCGTCGACCATAAGAATCGTCCGGCCATGTTGAAGATGCTCAGCAGCCCGACGAATCCGCCGGCCTCGAGCGGCGTCACGTCGCCAAACATATCCTGGATCATCGGCGAGGCTTGTTTCAAAATCGCGATTCCGGCGGTGACGTTCAAGAACAGCACAAGCCAAACCAAATAAAACTGCGGCGTCTGGATGGCCGAGTCGGCGGTCACCTGGGCGGAGGTGATCAGCCGCTGCGGCCGTGTCGGAGCGACATAGCCGGCCGGCATCCAACCCGGCGCGGGCAATCGCACCGTGATCGCCCCAAACAGCATGAACACAAAATAGCCAATCCCCATGACGACCCATGTTTGCGCGATCCCGGTCGAGGTTGGGCTCTTGAATCGGTCCATCAGGAACACGCCGAGCGGCCCGCCGATCATCGCTCCGCCACCGAAGCCCATGATGGCCATGCCGGTCGCCATGCCCGGCCGGTCTGGAAACCACTTGATCAGCGTCGATACCGGCGAAATATATCCCAATCCCAGTCCGATGCCGCCGAGCACGCCGTAGCCGAGGTAAATCAGAATCATCTGATGCAACTGCACGCCGAGGGCCGCCACGAGGAAACCGCCGCCGAAGCAGATTGCCGCGGCAACCATCGCCTTCCGCGGCCCGGCCGCTTCCAGCCATTTGCCGAACAGCGCCGCCGAAAGCCCAAGAAACACGATGGCAACGCTGAAGATCCAGGTGATTTCAGTGGCGACCCAATCCCCTTTTACATGCTGACTGACGCCGATCACGCGTTCCAAGGGTTTGTTGAACACGCTGAACGCATACACCTGCCCGATCGCCAAATGGATCGCCAGCGCGGCTGGGGGCACGAGCCAACGGCTGAAGCCGGGAGACGCAATGGTTCGTTCGCGGTCCAACACGGAAGGAAGGGCCATTACAGGGTTGCTCCGATTCCAGAGGTCGGTTGCTTGAAATCTATCGCGCGACGCTGAAGCCGAAACGCACGTCCCCGGACCACGCGGCGAATCGCCATCCCCCCAACAAACGCTCGCACACGCACGGCGATTGTTGTGCCGCACGCCCACGCCCGCTGCCACCGGGAACCATCCCGCGACGCAAGAAACGCCCGCCGTTTGGAATCGCGATCGATAGATTAGATTGTTGTCGCGACGGCTTAAGTGTACTACGCTGGTCCGAGGGGCGGCAAGCAAATCGCAAAACCAACTGCAACTCGCTTTTCCATAAGACACAGGCCCCAAGCTGGAGACGATCCGATGACTGTTGCCCTGAAAGAAGAAGACGATGGCAAAACGCTCATGGTCACGCTGAGCGGAAAGCTCACCAAAGAGGACTACCAACATCTCGGCCCGGAAGTCGATCGACTGATTGCAAAACACGGCAAAATCCGCATCCTCACGATCATGCACGATTTCCACGGCTGGACGCTCGGCGCCCTGTGGGACGACATCAAATTCGACTTCAAACACTTCAGCCACATCGAGCGGCTGGCCTTGGTCGGCGAGCGAAAATGGGAATCGGGCATGGCCGTCTTCTGCAAGCCCTTCACCACCGCCAAGGTCCACTATTTCGACATCGCACAGAGTGACGAAGCGCTGAAATGGGTGCGGGAGTAACTAGTGTGGCGCTCCTATCGATGGGGGTTTTGTCGGGCGAATGGCTAACCACAGAGCCCCCGTGCCGCGGAGCCGCGCCCAACGTAGCAGGCACACTCCGTGTGCCGTCTGCGCTGCTCCGTGCGCAATGCTCCGCGGTGAGTGTGCCTGCTACGACAAAAA comes from Pirellulales bacterium and encodes:
- a CDS encoding OFA family MFS transporter — translated: MALPSVLDRERTIASPGFSRWLVPPAALAIHLAIGQVYAFSVFNKPLERVIGVSQHVKGDWVATEITWIFSVAIVFLGLSAALFGKWLEAAGPRKAMVAAAICFGGGFLVAALGVQLHQMILIYLGYGVLGGIGLGLGYISPVSTLIKWFPDRPGMATGMAIMGFGGGAMIGGPLGVFLMDRFKSPTSTGIAQTWVVMGIGYFVFMLFGAITVRLPAPGWMPAGYVAPTRPQRLITSAQVTADSAIQTPQFYLVWLVLFLNVTAGIAILKQASPMIQDMFGDVTPLEAGGFVGLLSIFNMAGRFLWSTISDYIGRKPTYAIYLLLGACLYVLVPSTGHMGSKLLFIACCAVILSMYGGGFATVPAYLRDLFGTMQVGAIHGRLLTAWSAAGIAGPVLITYIGQYMIDQKVSKSLSYDYTMYLMAGLLVIGAVCNFLITPVKPRYHFEQQVAEMQPAGARRPA
- a CDS encoding STAS/SEC14 domain-containing protein; its protein translation is MTVALKEEDDGKTLMVTLSGKLTKEDYQHLGPEVDRLIAKHGKIRILTIMHDFHGWTLGALWDDIKFDFKHFSHIERLALVGERKWESGMAVFCKPFTTAKVHYFDIAQSDEALKWVRE